In Acidobacteriota bacterium, a single genomic region encodes these proteins:
- a CDS encoding metallophosphoesterase produces the protein MRFSTPSSVVLAALLVAGCSAPGGEPPWHSVHLTWQGDTSTTMTVNLVVEADGIGERLPRSASVEWRPSGSEDEPVAISSEPLEIGGVPDVRVYRFPIRGLEPGAGYDFEILLDGRSAGPVRSFRTVPAEGPVRLAAGGDVGAEPLSLALLTEAGRRSPHMLVIGGDLAYANGLVSRWPRWRTWLEYVTEALVTPEGHTVPLVLAIGNHEVNVGREGGVPASSPPEQKAPFFFALFAQNQGVGGAPEDGGATYFRRGLGSVGALYVLDSGHLVSHQDQAAWLAAHMEADADLPNRLALHHVPLYPAHRSYEGSAEGRAAWEEVFHRGRLTVALENHDHVLKRSHPIRLGEVVGEGEGVLYLGDGCMGMDARTVDLEERWYIARSASEPHFWMAELSDEGSIFRAFDEDGRLLDLVTTGDVETPSDAGSVELELDRVIEESADAAALTSPASLPLTQVAVAPVQHFGYDM, from the coding sequence TTGCGATTCTCTACGCCATCGAGCGTTGTTCTCGCGGCGCTCCTCGTTGCGGGGTGTTCCGCTCCCGGCGGCGAACCGCCGTGGCACTCGGTCCACCTGACCTGGCAGGGCGACACGTCGACGACGATGACCGTCAACCTGGTCGTCGAGGCGGATGGAATCGGCGAGCGGCTTCCACGGTCTGCAAGCGTCGAATGGCGGCCGTCCGGGTCCGAGGATGAGCCGGTGGCGATTTCGAGCGAACCGCTGGAGATCGGCGGAGTCCCGGATGTCCGCGTGTACCGGTTCCCGATACGGGGTCTGGAGCCCGGGGCCGGCTACGACTTCGAGATTCTGCTCGACGGACGCTCCGCCGGACCCGTCCGCAGCTTCCGTACGGTGCCGGCGGAGGGTCCCGTGCGGTTGGCGGCGGGCGGCGACGTGGGCGCTGAGCCCCTCTCGCTTGCACTGTTGACCGAGGCGGGGCGGCGGTCGCCGCACATGCTCGTCATCGGCGGCGACCTGGCCTACGCGAACGGGCTCGTTTCGAGGTGGCCGCGCTGGCGGACGTGGCTCGAGTACGTCACCGAAGCACTGGTCACGCCGGAAGGCCACACGGTTCCCCTGGTGCTGGCGATTGGCAACCACGAAGTGAACGTCGGCCGCGAGGGCGGCGTGCCCGCGTCTTCACCGCCGGAGCAGAAGGCTCCGTTCTTCTTCGCGCTGTTCGCCCAGAACCAGGGCGTCGGAGGCGCGCCGGAGGACGGTGGAGCAACGTACTTCCGGCGTGGTCTGGGCTCGGTCGGGGCCCTATACGTGCTTGACAGCGGTCACCTGGTGTCTCACCAGGATCAGGCGGCGTGGCTCGCGGCGCACATGGAGGCCGACGCGGACCTGCCGAACAGGCTCGCGCTCCACCACGTCCCCCTCTATCCGGCTCACCGTTCGTACGAGGGTTCGGCCGAGGGTCGGGCCGCCTGGGAGGAGGTCTTCCATCGGGGCCGGTTGACGGTGGCGCTGGAGAACCACGACCACGTCCTCAAGCGGAGCCATCCGATCCGGCTCGGCGAAGTCGTTGGGGAGGGCGAGGGCGTGCTCTATCTCGGCGACGGCTGCATGGGCATGGACGCGCGGACCGTCGACCTCGAGGAACGCTGGTACATCGCCCGCTCGGCGAGCGAGCCCCACTTCTGGATGGCCGAGCTGTCCGACGAGGGATCGATCTTCCGCGCCTTCGACGAGGACGGTCGGTTGCTCGACCTCGTAACGACGGGCGACGTCGAGACGCCGTCCGACGCCGGGAGTGTCGAGCTGGAGCTCGACCGGGTCATCGAGGAATCCGCCGACGCGGCCGCGCTCACCAGCCCTGCTTCACTGCCCCTTACGCAGGTAGCGGTCGCACCAGTTCAGCATTTCGGCTACGACATGTAG
- a CDS encoding LLM class F420-dependent oxidoreductase has product MKFGLRYCNTGRFVDPGLAVELAVAADEAGFESIWTVEHTVVPGGYESAYPYSPDGKMAGGRDDFDLPDPLIWMAYVASQTRRIRLATGILIVPQHNPVVAAKQIATFDHLTGGRLLLGIGVGWLKEEFDAIGAPFADRGRRTDEYIEAMRELWGAERPTYHGEYVHFDAAYCRPQPVSGSVPIIVGGHSKPAARRAGRLGDGFFPARGASAELIGLARRVAAEHGRDPDAVEITTGIGEDLSSLQSLAELGVARVLVPVAPMPGMGLHLGRPENAQTLMEQLDEASP; this is encoded by the coding sequence ATGAAGTTCGGACTCAGGTACTGCAACACGGGCCGCTTCGTCGATCCGGGCCTGGCGGTGGAGTTGGCGGTTGCCGCGGACGAGGCCGGCTTCGAGTCGATCTGGACGGTCGAACACACGGTCGTTCCGGGCGGCTACGAGTCGGCGTATCCCTACTCGCCCGACGGCAAGATGGCCGGCGGGCGCGACGATTTCGACCTGCCCGATCCGTTGATCTGGATGGCCTACGTCGCTTCGCAGACGCGGCGGATCCGGCTCGCGACGGGCATCCTGATCGTGCCCCAGCACAACCCGGTCGTGGCGGCCAAGCAGATCGCCACGTTCGATCATCTGACCGGGGGACGTCTGCTGCTAGGCATCGGCGTCGGCTGGTTGAAGGAGGAGTTCGACGCGATCGGCGCGCCGTTTGCCGATCGAGGGCGCCGGACTGATGAGTACATTGAGGCGATGCGTGAGCTCTGGGGCGCCGAACGTCCGACCTACCACGGTGAGTACGTTCACTTCGACGCCGCCTACTGCCGCCCGCAACCGGTCAGCGGTAGCGTTCCGATCATCGTCGGCGGCCACTCGAAGCCGGCGGCGCGGCGCGCCGGCCGGCTCGGTGACGGGTTCTTCCCCGCGCGCGGCGCCTCGGCCGAACTGATCGGCCTCGCGCGGAGGGTCGCCGCCGAGCACGGCCGCGACCCGGATGCGGTCGAGATCACCACCGGCATCGGCGAAGATCTGTCGAGCCTGCAGTCGCTTGCCGAGTTGGGCGTCGCCCGCGTCCTGGTACCGGTGGCGCCGATGCCCGGGATGGGACTGCATCTCGGACGACCGGAGAACGCGCAGACCTTGATGGAGCAACTTGATGAAGCCTCACCGTAG
- a CDS encoding 8-oxo-dGTP diphosphatase: protein MREAAGKTKVADINWRSWRAVDKATLTFVLDEERVLLIRKKRGLGAGKVNGPGGRLEPGEEPIVCAVREVEEEVGITPLGLEYRGENLFQFVDGYSIHVYAFTASRYRGELRETEEATPLWTDLDSIPYDEMWEDDRLWLPHSLGGLTPQGRYIFDGDRMLDWELEVDGELYRPERQQPAPP from the coding sequence GTGCGCGAGGCAGCAGGCAAGACGAAGGTCGCCGACATCAATTGGCGATCGTGGCGCGCCGTTGACAAGGCGACTCTGACCTTCGTCCTCGATGAGGAACGCGTCCTGCTGATCCGCAAGAAGCGAGGTCTAGGCGCCGGCAAGGTCAACGGACCCGGTGGCCGCCTCGAACCCGGCGAAGAACCGATCGTCTGCGCGGTCCGCGAAGTCGAGGAAGAGGTCGGCATCACGCCACTCGGCCTCGAGTATCGGGGCGAGAACCTGTTCCAGTTCGTCGACGGTTACTCCATCCACGTCTACGCGTTCACGGCCTCCAGGTACCGGGGTGAACTCCGCGAAACCGAGGAAGCCACGCCCCTGTGGACGGACCTGGACTCCATCCCCTATGACGAGATGTGGGAGGACGACCGGCTCTGGCTACCCCACTCCCTCGGCGGCCTGACACCCCAGGGCCGCTACATCTTCGACGGCGACCGCATGCTGGACTGGGAACTCGAAGTCGACGGCGAGCTCTACCGGCCTGAACGGCAGCAGCCGGCGCCTCCCTAG
- a CDS encoding transcriptional repressor — protein sequence MERAKQQLAVLRALAEADGPLSARELWSRLSGTGVGLATVYRALQRGVEEGMLESVELLGGGVRYEPKDREHHHYFLCSTCDHAFDLYGCVDGLESLVPDGFRLTGHEVVLLGTCDACGDAA from the coding sequence ATGGAGAGAGCCAAGCAGCAACTGGCAGTCCTGCGAGCCCTTGCCGAGGCGGACGGCCCCCTGTCCGCCAGGGAACTGTGGAGCCGCCTGAGCGGAACGGGTGTCGGTCTTGCCACAGTCTACCGCGCCCTCCAGCGGGGTGTCGAGGAAGGCATGCTGGAGTCGGTCGAGCTGTTGGGCGGCGGCGTTCGGTACGAGCCCAAGGACCGCGAACATCACCACTACTTTCTTTGCTCGACCTGCGACCACGCGTTCGACCTCTACGGCTGCGTCGACGGCCTCGAGTCCCTGGTTCCCGACGGGTTTCGGCTGACGGGACACGAAGTGGTCCTGCTCGGAACCTGCGATGCGTGCGGCGATGCGGCATGA
- a CDS encoding energy-coupling factor ABC transporter permease, whose protein sequence is MHLAEGVLPLNHAVAWSALATPAVVWSLRDEQRTRRERPSSSVIMAGTASLLFAGTLLPLPVPVAGVTSHICLTPVLALIVGVPRIVWPTFFVLLLQAVFFAHGGLTTLGVNVLTLGLLGPLATVGLWALLRRLGVGGAFGLGLACGVGGLSVYVADAVVLAAALSDVAAPATTFGAVLVGLAPVQVPLAALEAVASVGIVRLLATRRPDLLPNSLRRGSRTMSAPVASVGLLLLLGLSGCAYEGVDGTVFGATAEGAGRPPTESIVDLSQGEIGLAMSILILFGLGFVAGRSWERLLGRRRDALPR, encoded by the coding sequence ATGCACCTGGCGGAAGGCGTGCTGCCGCTGAACCACGCTGTGGCCTGGAGTGCCCTGGCCACACCCGCCGTGGTCTGGAGCCTTCGTGACGAACAACGAACGCGACGCGAGAGACCGTCGTCTTCGGTCATCATGGCGGGAACCGCGAGCCTGCTCTTCGCCGGCACTCTGCTGCCACTGCCGGTCCCCGTCGCAGGCGTAACCAGCCACATCTGCCTTACGCCGGTGCTCGCCCTGATCGTGGGCGTTCCCCGCATCGTGTGGCCCACGTTCTTCGTGCTCCTGCTGCAGGCGGTCTTCTTCGCTCACGGCGGACTGACGACGCTGGGAGTCAACGTCCTGACCCTCGGACTGCTGGGGCCTCTGGCGACCGTTGGGCTCTGGGCTTTGCTCCGCCGGCTCGGTGTCGGCGGGGCCTTCGGCCTCGGTCTCGCATGCGGCGTCGGTGGCCTGAGCGTGTACGTGGCGGACGCCGTGGTGCTCGCCGCGGCGTTGTCCGATGTGGCGGCGCCTGCAACGACCTTCGGCGCGGTGCTCGTCGGGTTGGCTCCGGTCCAGGTCCCCCTGGCGGCGCTTGAAGCTGTCGCCTCCGTCGGCATCGTGCGGCTGTTGGCCACACGCCGGCCGGACCTCCTGCCGAACTCGCTGAGAAGAGGCTCTCGCACCATGTCCGCGCCCGTTGCGTCCGTGGGCCTCCTGCTCCTGCTCGGCCTGTCGGGATGTGCCTATGAGGGTGTCGACGGAACCGTGTTCGGTGCGACCGCGGAGGGGGCCGGGCGACCGCCTACAGAGAGCATCGTGGACCTGAGCCAGGGGGAGATCGGGCTCGCGATGTCGATCCTCATCCTCTTCGGGCTGGGATTCGTCGCGGGGCGCAGTTGGGAACGACTTCTCGGAAGGCGGCGAGATGCACTTCCACGCTGA
- a CDS encoding ABC transporter ATP-binding protein, with translation MHFHAEHSLFFERPQPPWVAPLGIALTGSVLIVNAGAHSTALSLTGSGIGAVLLLVAHVHGRRRIKPALAWTLAVVALALLGGVALDANADVIAQTSARVLCGAIWILWLGTQVDWASLRQLLLRLRIPEGVVASLDHALMHGVLAQREWVQRRDAARLRLGSPRLPLAAWGPLLGEGALHAFARLERAEENALLRSASSEDRRVHDGVHLDGIDVERGGQLVLQQLELRLARAEWLLVLGPSGAGKSSLLRLLAGLDGPAQGTMTRLGNHVSPDTTLRSRLHGRVALLCQNPEHHFIASTVAEDIAWGLLRRGVEPDEARCRSREVAMALRIDHLLQRPCHQLSFGEQRRVALAGLLVLEPELLLLDEPTAGLDPVAALELRTLVAEAVRRTNATCVWATHCLHSLPSQATRAILLRDRRVLFDGSTAEGLSKPWLIQAGLAVWRENRAYVDQDITTQPEPRTGSTHQESTARSAGAFR, from the coding sequence ATGCACTTCCACGCTGAGCACTCCCTGTTCTTTGAGCGCCCTCAACCCCCATGGGTTGCGCCATTGGGTATCGCGCTGACCGGCAGCGTGCTGATCGTCAACGCGGGCGCGCACAGTACCGCCCTCTCGCTGACCGGCTCCGGGATCGGCGCGGTGCTTCTGCTGGTCGCACATGTCCATGGACGCCGCAGGATCAAGCCTGCCCTCGCGTGGACCCTGGCGGTCGTGGCGCTCGCACTGCTCGGTGGGGTCGCCCTGGATGCCAACGCGGACGTCATCGCCCAAACCAGCGCCAGGGTCCTGTGCGGTGCCATCTGGATCCTCTGGCTGGGCACTCAGGTGGACTGGGCGTCGCTGCGACAACTCCTGCTTCGGCTTCGGATTCCCGAAGGCGTCGTGGCCAGCCTCGACCACGCGCTCATGCACGGTGTTCTCGCCCAGCGTGAGTGGGTCCAGCGGCGTGACGCGGCCCGTCTCCGCCTGGGGTCACCGCGTTTGCCCTTGGCCGCCTGGGGACCGTTGCTCGGCGAAGGCGCCCTGCATGCATTCGCGCGGCTCGAACGCGCCGAGGAGAACGCACTGCTGCGTAGTGCCTCCAGCGAAGACCGCCGGGTTCATGACGGTGTGCACCTCGATGGCATCGATGTCGAACGCGGTGGGCAGCTCGTGCTCCAGCAGCTCGAACTTCGCCTGGCAAGGGCGGAGTGGCTGCTCGTGCTCGGACCAAGTGGGGCCGGGAAGTCGAGCTTGCTGCGCCTGCTCGCGGGGCTCGACGGACCCGCGCAAGGGACCATGACGCGCTTGGGAAACCACGTGTCGCCCGATACGACGCTTCGCTCCCGGCTCCACGGGCGCGTGGCCCTTCTCTGCCAGAACCCGGAGCACCACTTCATCGCAAGCACGGTTGCCGAGGACATTGCCTGGGGCCTGCTTCGCCGTGGCGTCGAGCCGGACGAAGCGCGATGTCGATCCCGCGAGGTAGCGATGGCCTTACGCATCGACCATCTGCTGCAGCGTCCGTGTCATCAGCTCAGTTTCGGGGAGCAGCGTCGCGTTGCGCTCGCCGGTCTCCTCGTTCTCGAGCCCGAGCTGCTGCTCCTCGACGAGCCCACGGCCGGGCTCGATCCCGTCGCGGCCCTTGAGCTGCGCACGCTCGTTGCTGAAGCCGTTCGCCGAACGAACGCTACGTGCGTCTGGGCAACCCACTGTCTTCACTCACTGCCGTCCCAGGCAACGCGCGCCATCCTGCTGCGAGACCGGCGGGTGCTCTTCGATGGGTCTACGGCAGAGGGGCTGTCGAAGCCGTGGCTCATCCAGGCCGGTCTCGCCGTCTGGAGGGAGAACAGAGCGTATGTTGATCAGGACATCACCACGCAACCCGAACCTCGAACAGGCTCGACGCATCAAGAGAGCACTGCGCGAAGCGCTGGGGCTTTCCGATGA